The nucleotide window CACAAAACCCTTATGAAAAGGACAAGACCTATAAATAGCTTAAAAATTGTTTAAATTAATCATAATAATTTAATTTGTAACTATTCAGCCCAATGCAGAGATCGCTCTACTGCTTTTTTCCAACCGTGATAAAGTTCTTCTCTCTGACTTACATCCATTTCTGGCTCAAAAACTCTATCCATCTTCCACATAGCAGATATTTCTTCCCGATTTTTCCAAAAACCAACTCCAAGACCAGTAAGATAAGCTGCTCCTAAAGCTGCCATTTCGGTGACGACTGGTCTTATTACTGGAACTCCTAAAATATCTGCTTGGAATTGCATTAGGAAATTATTTTTTACGGCGCCCCCATCAACCCGTAAGGAATCTAAGGGTTTTTTTAAATCTGTGACCATAGCTTCTAATACATCCCGAGTTTGATAAGCCATGGATTCTAAGGTAGCTCGGACTACATGTTCACGCGTCGTTCCTCGGGTTATCCCAATAATAAGACCCCGAGCATACATATCCCAATAGGGAGCACAAAGTCCGGTAAAAGCTGGAACGAGATAGACCCCCCCGGTATTTGGAATTGATTGAGCCATAACTTCAGTTTGTGCCGCATTCTCAATGATTTTGATTCCATCCCGGAGCCATTGAACCGCTCCTCCTCCATTAAAAACTAACCCTTCTAAAGAATATTCAATTTCCCCATCTATTCCCCATGCTAAATCGGTTGTTAGTCCATTCTCTGATAAAATAAACTTCTCACCAATGTTCATCATCATAGCTAAAGCCGTTCCATATGTATTTTTTGCCATCCCAGGTTTAAAACAAGCTTGCCCAAATAATGCTGCCTGTTGATCTCCCGCAACCCCAGCTATGGGTATTTCAACTCCATCAAAAATACTCTTATCAGTAATTGCCAAAATACCACTCGACGATTTTGGTTCAGGAAAAATCTCTCGAGGAATTCCCATGGTATCTAATAATTCTTGATCCCAGTTGAGTTCTTGAACATTAAAGAGCATGGTACGAGAAGCATTTGAAAAATCGGTCACATGCATTCTTCCGCCACTGAGTTTCCACATTAACCAGGAGTCAATGTTCCCCATTATCAGCTCTCCACTTTTCATTTTTTCTTCTGCGCCGGGAACATTTTCCATAATCCATTTTATTTTGGTAGCGGAAAAATAAGCATCAATGGTTAAACCGGTTTTCTGACGAATTTTTCCTTCAAGACCTTTTGCTTTAAGGTCCTCACAAATGGAAGCCGTCCGGCGACATTGCCAAACAATGGCATTATAAACTGGCTCTCCGGTTTTTTTGTCCCAAATTATCGTTGTTTCCCGTTGATCAGTAATACCAATCCCAGCGATTTGTGACGGTTTAATTCCTGCTTTATTCAAAGCTTCTTTAGCACAAATAAGGGTGGTGTCCCAATATTCCATAGGGTTATGCTCAACCCAACCTGGTTCTGGATAGATCTGATTTATTTCACGATAGGCACTTGAAACAACCATTCCATCATGATCAACCAGAATAACTTTAGTTCCGGTTGTTCCCTGATCAATGGCCATTATATAGGTTCCTTCCAAAATATTGCCTTCCTTTAACAATCAAGAATATTTTTGACACTATCTTACGGCTTAATAGAAGCTTTTATAGCTTTACTCTCATTAAATAGTATCATCCTATCTATGTTTTAACCAATCATGTGACTATAGGTTAGCTATAGGGGTGGTATTAATTCTCCCATTAGCTAATAGTTTTAGAGCAAGAAAAATTTGCATCACAAATGAAGCACAAGCCCAAAGTCATAAATTTCTTTATTTTTTACTAAATAACAACCAAATTCTTATTCAGGATATACCCTCATGCTGCCTAACAGCACCAAATGAAGATGGAAAGCCAAGACTCGACACGCCATGGCATGTTGCTACATCATATAAAGATCGGGCGCAATAAATTGCGCCCCTACATTTTACAATCTTTAGTAAGGGCTTGATTTATCATGCCCGTG belongs to Candidatus Atribacteria bacterium ADurb.Bin276 and includes:
- the glpK gene encoding Glycerol kinase, encoding MAIDQGTTGTKVILVDHDGMVVSSAYREINQIYPEPGWVEHNPMEYWDTTLICAKEALNKAGIKPSQIAGIGITDQRETTIIWDKKTGEPVYNAIVWQCRRTASICEDLKAKGLEGKIRQKTGLTIDAYFSATKIKWIMENVPGAEEKMKSGELIMGNIDSWLMWKLSGGRMHVTDFSNASRTMLFNVQELNWDQELLDTMGIPREIFPEPKSSSGILAITDKSIFDGVEIPIAGVAGDQQAALFGQACFKPGMAKNTYGTALAMMMNIGEKFILSENGLTTDLAWGIDGEIEYSLEGLVFNGGGAVQWLRDGIKIIENAAQTEVMAQSIPNTGGVYLVPAFTGLCAPYWDMYARGLIIGITRGTTREHVVRATLESMAYQTRDVLEAMVTDLKKPLDSLRVDGGAVKNNFLMQFQADILGVPVIRPVVTEMAALGAAYLTGLGVGFWKNREEISAMWKMDRVFEPEMDVSQREELYHGWKKAVERSLHWAE